A single Camelus bactrianus isolate YW-2024 breed Bactrian camel chromosome 1, ASM4877302v1, whole genome shotgun sequence DNA region contains:
- the RAP2B gene encoding ras-related protein Rap-2b — MREYKVVVLGSGGVGKSALTVQFVTGSFIEKYDPTIEDFYRKEIEVDSSPSVLEILDTAGTEQFASMRDLYIKNGQGFILVYSLVNQQSFQDIKPMRDQIIRVKRYERVPMILVGNKVDLEGEREVSYGEGKALAEEWSCPFMETSAKNKASVDELFAEIVRQMNYAAQPNGDEGCCSACVIL; from the coding sequence ATGAGAGAGTACAAAGTGGTGGTGCTGGGCTCGGGCGGCGTGGGTAAGTCCGCGCTCACGGTGCAGTTCGTGACCGGCTCCTTCATCGAGAAGTACGACCCCACCATCGAGGACTTCTACCGCAAAGAGATCGAGGTGGACTCGTCGCCGTCGGTGCTGGAGATTCTGGACACGGCAGGCACGGAGCAGTTCGCGTCCATGCGGGACCTGTATATCAAGAACGGCCAGGGCTTCATCCTCGTCTACAGCCTCGTTAACCAGCAGAGCTTCCAGGATATTAAGCCCATGCGGGACCAGATCATCCGCGTGAAGCGGTACGAGCGCGTGCCCATGATCCTGGTAGGCAACAAGGTGGACCTGGAGGGCGAACGCGAGGTCTCCTACGGCGAGGGCAAGGCCCTGGCCGAGGAGTGGAGCTGCCCCTTCATGGAGACGTCTGCCAAAAACAAAGCCTCGGTGGACGAGCTGTTCGCCGAGATCGTGCGGCAGATGAACTACGCGGCGCAGCCCAACGGCGACGAGGGCTGCTGCTCGGCCTGCGTGATCCTCTGA